A genomic segment from Parafrankia irregularis encodes:
- a CDS encoding acyl carrier protein — protein MSQQVEDIEIFIIDIVSQRLEVPVEEIPSDAAIGSFGIDSFGAVEIAVALKNTYDVLFVAGEIGVDFTIADIAVLAVEKLAQPVDVGA, from the coding sequence GTGAGCCAGCAGGTCGAGGACATCGAGATCTTCATCATCGACATCGTGTCGCAGCGTCTCGAGGTTCCCGTCGAGGAAATCCCGTCCGACGCCGCCATCGGCAGTTTCGGCATCGATTCGTTCGGTGCCGTGGAGATCGCCGTCGCGCTGAAGAACACCTACGACGTGCTGTTCGTCGCCGGTGAGATCGGCGTCGACTTCACGATCGCCGACATCGCGGTACTGGCGGTGGAGAAGCTCGCGCAGCCGGTCGACGTCGGCGCCTGA
- a CDS encoding ferredoxin, whose translation MRVTVDHDLCVGAGQCVRAAPEVFEQRDPDGKSTVLQPVPDTRYQAAVREAAARMCPARAITVVG comes from the coding sequence ATGCGGGTCACCGTCGACCACGATCTGTGCGTCGGTGCCGGCCAGTGCGTGCGCGCGGCGCCCGAGGTGTTCGAGCAGCGCGACCCGGACGGGAAGTCGACGGTGCTGCAGCCGGTTCCCGACACGCGGTACCAGGCGGCCGTGCGGGAGGCCGCCGCCCGGATGTGCCCGGCACGGGCGATAACCGTGGTGGGCTGA
- a CDS encoding cytochrome P450: protein MTEAQAVPALTHEQPTSVPPTFPMPRACPFAPPAAYSELAEKGPLTPVVDVEGTAGWLTTRHDVARDLLAHPKASKNLLRPGFPALFPGAAALAGEIKGFLIWMDPPEHTLYRHMLAGEFTLRRVQTMRPQIEKIVDEGVTRLLDGPRPVDLVHEFALPTASLLISELLGVPYSERDLFQHATGAILSHESTQEQRKNAFIQVRGLLSRVIAERTENLGDDLLSTLIRKYREADVFDHDHLVGMAVMLLGAGHETTANMIALGTLGLLQQPEALAEFKADPALAPRVVDELLRYFSIGDHVTCRVATEDIEVHGVHIPAGSGLIAPNAAANRDPAVFPNPDAFDIHRNSRSHLAFGFGIHQCLGQHLARLELEIVFTELFRRIPDLRVDGEVADLQFKDQALFYGLHRLPVTW, encoded by the coding sequence ATGACCGAAGCGCAGGCGGTGCCCGCACTGACGCACGAACAGCCGACCTCCGTACCGCCGACCTTCCCGATGCCCCGGGCCTGCCCGTTCGCGCCACCGGCGGCCTACTCCGAGCTCGCGGAGAAGGGCCCCCTCACCCCGGTGGTCGACGTGGAGGGCACGGCGGGCTGGCTGACCACCCGCCACGACGTGGCCCGCGATCTGCTGGCGCATCCGAAGGCCAGCAAGAACCTGCTCCGGCCGGGCTTCCCCGCCCTGTTCCCCGGCGCGGCGGCGCTCGCGGGGGAGATCAAGGGCTTCCTGATCTGGATGGACCCTCCGGAGCACACCCTCTACCGGCACATGCTCGCCGGGGAGTTCACCCTGCGGCGCGTGCAGACCATGCGTCCGCAGATCGAGAAGATCGTGGACGAAGGCGTCACCCGGCTGCTCGACGGTCCCCGCCCGGTCGACCTGGTGCACGAGTTCGCGCTCCCGACCGCGTCGCTGCTGATCTCGGAGCTGCTCGGTGTCCCCTACTCCGAGCGGGACCTCTTCCAGCACGCCACCGGCGCGATCCTCAGCCACGAGAGCACCCAGGAGCAGCGCAAGAACGCGTTCATCCAGGTCCGCGGCCTGCTCAGCCGCGTCATCGCCGAACGTACCGAGAACCTCGGCGACGACCTGCTGAGCACCCTGATCCGCAAGTACCGCGAGGCGGACGTGTTCGACCACGACCACCTCGTCGGGATGGCCGTGATGCTGCTGGGCGCCGGGCACGAGACCACGGCGAACATGATCGCGCTGGGCACGCTCGGGCTGCTCCAGCAGCCCGAGGCCCTCGCCGAGTTCAAGGCCGACCCGGCGCTGGCCCCGCGGGTCGTCGACGAGCTGCTGCGCTACTTCAGCATCGGCGACCACGTGACGTGCCGGGTGGCGACCGAGGACATAGAGGTCCACGGCGTGCACATCCCCGCCGGGTCCGGGCTGATCGCGCCGAACGCGGCCGCGAACCGGGACCCGGCGGTCTTCCCGAACCCGGACGCGTTCGACATCCACCGCAACTCGCGATCGCATCTGGCGTTCGGCTTCGGCATCCACCAGTGCCTCGGGCAGCACCTCGCCCGGCTGGAGCTGGAGATCGTCTTCACCGAGCTGTTCCGCCGCATCCCCGACCTGCGCGTCGACGGTGAGGTCGCGGACCTGCAGTTCAAGGACCAGGCGCTGTTCTACGGCCTGCACCGGCTGCCGGTCACGTGGTGA